Proteins encoded together in one Mycoplasma miroungirhinis window:
- the mip gene encoding Ig-specific serine endopeptidase MIP: MKKTKLKYFLPILITLTTVSPLIAISCANNVNDKKDNNKIDKAKKDDKLAKDQKDNNVKQNQPIALVPEELKKIVAKSFDELYELKFKRGNKKDFSPETIWSQQDELLDIKVKSAFESQISIHLLDVILEPNANATGNLSLSIEITDKQTNNKTIKKYPLTGFKTNAYGISDDGTIKYNPNITNDKLAQYHNLSQAQRFKEDNDKYITGLKRQYQNKSVDQVRPDLKYKKENANQFNEIAKNIGVDNFENSAYKGFTLPVYKSDGTIDGLSLAPTAAPELFSDIDFIGGRVPFQSVGLARMLPNQKYKDIALQTFIGDFTYQDKFEKEILAYKKAIDEVSKWTPSDGKLAKFKKDSIDIVENDKQIAENDFQSKLSKTQNEKDKQSLKAEHQRQIAKFNEEINKINSYTNEFIINEYKNKIKEYELQANSGNRFRSGSGTLWLIDYEIPQGQNYPTKWFFATNSHVAKLMSNPTFSGFSLTRLDPNVGINTKLRITGFDNHYKTYTFNDQNTRQIHKYVTKVYDALDYLNTSPSDFLANNLKEKYKDVEEMADFAVIEVDFEGLLKQGNGINNSAYRLSQFGEDVQTDKYTKEDKNKFNDAQKLAKEITNDYYSLPENKKSSFLSTSYLKDYDKIDYPIITFNDKPNKKTDELFALGYPVSTNDFFLRRYEDYQEYNKKQSYHSLWVNSDYRFYYADTQGEDGPSNIKQDRLDKGNYLSYQIGLRTFSNKPGINDAFLVAPIRGNELYETYNEKGEYKQYFNTGLQYMLRHFVPTGGSSGSSVRNQDNKIIGLHSTIIDAAKTDFVVALRSEGFDYQGAFGKYNLPQYDLIYGGGKTQKTSYREALEKLHNQQKLGHTWLFKTGFSINDIPEEFKFKKSTE, encoded by the coding sequence ATGAAAAAAACAAAATTAAAATATTTTTTACCTATTTTAATAACTTTAACTACAGTCTCACCATTAATCGCAATTAGTTGTGCAAATAATGTTAATGATAAAAAAGATAATAATAAAATAGATAAAGCAAAAAAAGATGATAAATTAGCTAAAGATCAAAAAGATAATAATGTTAAACAAAATCAACCTATAGCATTAGTTCCAGAAGAATTAAAAAAAATAGTTGCTAAATCATTTGATGAACTATATGAACTAAAATTTAAACGCGGAAATAAAAAAGATTTTAGTCCAGAAACAATATGATCTCAGCAAGATGAACTTTTAGATATTAAAGTAAAGTCAGCTTTTGAATCACAAATTTCTATTCATCTTTTAGATGTTATATTAGAACCTAATGCAAATGCAACAGGTAATTTATCTTTATCAATTGAAATCACTGATAAACAAACAAATAATAAAACTATTAAAAAATATCCATTAACAGGATTTAAAACTAATGCATATGGAATTTCAGATGATGGAACAATTAAATACAATCCAAATATTACAAATGATAAATTAGCACAATATCACAATTTATCTCAAGCACAAAGATTTAAAGAAGATAATGATAAATACATTACTGGTTTAAAAAGACAATATCAAAATAAATCAGTAGATCAAGTTAGACCAGATTTAAAATATAAAAAAGAAAATGCTAATCAGTTTAATGAAATAGCTAAAAACATTGGTGTCGATAATTTTGAAAATAGTGCATATAAAGGATTTACATTACCAGTTTATAAAAGTGATGGAACTATTGATGGTCTTTCATTAGCTCCAACTGCAGCACCAGAGCTATTTTCCGATATAGATTTCATTGGGGGAAGAGTTCCATTTCAATCTGTTGGTTTAGCTAGAATGTTACCTAACCAAAAATATAAAGATATAGCATTACAAACATTTATTGGTGACTTTACATATCAAGATAAATTTGAAAAAGAAATATTAGCATATAAAAAAGCTATTGATGAAGTTTCAAAATGAACACCAAGTGATGGAAAATTAGCTAAATTTAAAAAAGATTCAATTGATATTGTTGAAAATGACAAACAAATTGCAGAAAATGATTTTCAATCTAAATTATCTAAAACCCAAAATGAAAAAGATAAACAATCATTAAAAGCAGAACATCAAAGACAAATAGCTAAATTTAATGAAGAAATTAATAAAATCAATTCATACACAAACGAATTTATTATTAATGAGTATAAAAATAAAATTAAAGAATATGAATTGCAAGCTAATTCTGGAAATAGATTTCGTAGTGGTTCAGGAACTTTATGATTAATAGATTATGAAATTCCACAAGGACAAAATTATCCAACTAAATGATTTTTTGCAACAAATTCACACGTTGCAAAATTAATGTCAAATCCTACATTTAGTGGATTTTCACTAACAAGATTAGATCCTAATGTAGGAATTAATACAAAATTAAGAATTACAGGTTTTGATAATCATTACAAAACATATACCTTTAATGATCAAAATACAAGACAAATTCATAAATATGTAACTAAAGTATATGATGCATTAGATTATTTAAATACTTCTCCTTCTGATTTTTTAGCAAATAACCTAAAAGAAAAATATAAAGATGTAGAAGAAATGGCAGATTTTGCAGTTATTGAAGTTGATTTTGAAGGTTTATTAAAACAAGGTAATGGAATCAATAATAGCGCATATAGATTATCACAATTTGGTGAAGATGTTCAAACGGATAAATATACAAAAGAAGACAAGAACAAATTTAATGATGCTCAAAAACTAGCCAAGGAAATTACTAATGATTATTATTCATTACCAGAAAATAAAAAATCAAGCTTTTTATCAACTTCTTATTTAAAAGATTATGACAAAATTGATTATCCAATCATTACTTTTAATGATAAACCAAATAAAAAAACAGATGAATTATTCGCTCTAGGATATCCTGTTTCAACTAATGACTTTTTCTTAAGAAGATATGAAGATTATCAAGAATATAATAAAAAACAATCATACCATTCATTATGAGTAAATTCAGATTATAGATTTTATTATGCAGATACTCAAGGTGAAGATGGACCTTCAAATATTAAACAAGATAGATTAGATAAAGGAAATTATTTATCTTATCAAATTGGATTAAGGACATTTTCTAATAAACCAGGTATAAATGACGCATTTTTAGTTGCTCCAATTAGAGGTAATGAATTATATGAAACTTATAATGAAAAAGGTGAATATAAACAATATTTTAACACTGGTCTTCAATATATGTTAAGACACTTTGTTCCAACAGGTGGATCATCAGGTTCAAGTGTAAGAAATCAAGACAATAAAATAATTGGATTACATAGTACAATAATTGATGCTGCCAAAACAGATTTTGTTGTTGCATTAAGATCAGAAGGATTTGATTATCAAGGTGCTTTTGGAAAATATAACTTACCTCAATATGACTTAATTTATGGTGGAGGTAAAACCCAAAAAACATCATATAGAGAAGCATTAGAAAAATTACATAATCAACAAAAATTAGGACATACTTGATTATTTAAAACAGGATTTTCAATTAACGATATACCTGAGGAATTTAAATTTAAAAAATCTACAGAATAA